From a region of the Syngnathoides biaculeatus isolate LvHL_M chromosome 2, ASM1980259v1, whole genome shotgun sequence genome:
- the LOC133496516 gene encoding CTTNBP2 N-terminal-like protein isoform X1 encodes MNVEALSRVELLTLLSILEGELEAQEVVIHTFRAQHKDAFIQERYGQYDLSNPFLALQRDSKAADHQNALAQSHTNPLAVLKLVMAHCKRMQERMMRQLAATESRHRRMIADLAEEKLQHAHQSQRDNFSLILQTERDELLQQLEIEREAVRRLQREQDEAISQAEESLAQQQQLSSTLSLKLQKASSRAEEEAQNVLQLRTLLQEEKGAVEKLQELLQEEKSRATELETQTNGKISDFTIEQEQLKARLAKEEERSQDLRRQLEELKKRLAETSETKEDPKEAMAVVKESPTKMRLVSASVQTEPDGKVITLAKTSSMSKVNGHHIIKETEAIQDGRGTENTGMLENGTGANLHSPLHPHPHTFPQSPSSTASSSLSSSPISSPVLAKHLNSPGFHQSSYQAGVNQRFQAARHKFQTQAELEQQQHSGTLSPRDLSPTISAYPPPPEHSAAKQLARNTVTQVLSRFTSQQAGVKLAPMSNSPFGTDYRNLAASPPGGRSPSGPLSPGIRSPLTPRSERTHPPPIPPKKLGMSPTPGSPSLSTQTIQFSELSGNCGPNSSGQEGTTEPDLVLSSSS; translated from the exons GCACAGCACAAAGATGCTTTCATCCAAGAGCGTTATGGCCAGTATGACCTCAGCAATCCATTTCTGGCATTACAACGGGACAGTAAAGCAGCAGACCACCAAAATGCACTCGCCCAAAGTCACACGAACCCTTTGGCTGTACTGAAACTGGTCATGGCCCACTGCAAGAGGATGCAAGAAAGGATGATGAGACAGTTGGCAGCAACTGAGAGCAGACACAGAAGG ATGATAGCTGATCTAGCGGAGGAGAAACTGCAGCATGCCCATCAATCACAGAGAGACAATTTCTCCTTGATACTACAAACAGAACGAGACGAACTGTTGCAGCAG CTTGAAATTGAACGTGAGGCAGTAAGGCGACTGCAGCGGGAACAGGATGAAGCCATAAGCCAGGCAGAGGAGTCGCTGGCTCAGCAGCAACAGCTTTCATCAACTCTCAGCCTGAAGCTCCAGAAAGCCAGCAGCCGAGCAGAGGAGGAGGCTCAAAACGTCTTACAGCTCCGTACTTTGCTCCAAGAGGAAAAAGGAGCTGTGGAAAAGCTACAGGAGCTCCTCCAAGAGGAAAAGAGCAGGGCGACAGAGCTGGAGACTCAAACTAATGGGAAAATCTCTGATTTTACCATCGAGCAAGAGCAACTGAAAGCCAGACTCGCCAAGGAAGAGGAAAGGAGTCAGGACCTGAGGAGACAACTTGAAGAGCTGAAAAAGAGACTGGCTGAAACCAGTGAGACCAAAGAGGACCCAAAGGAGGCAATGGCAGTGGTAAAAGAGTCACCCACCAAGATGAGACTTGTGTCCGCCTCCGTTCAGACCGAGCCTGATGGAAAAGTAATCACCCTTGCAAAAACAAGCTCGATGTCAAAGGTCAATGGCCATCACATTATCAAAGAGACAGAGGCAATTCAGGATGGGAGAGGAACGGAAAACACAGGCATGCTGGAAAACGGCACAGGAGCAAACTTACACTCTCCTCTACATCCTCATCCTCACACTTTTCCTCAGTCGCCCTCCAGCACCGCCTCATCTTCACTCTCCTCTTCGCCCATTTCCTCACCAGTTTTGGCCAAACATCTAAACAGCCCAGGCTTCCATCAGTCCTCCTACCAGGCTGGAGTCAATCAGCGATTCCAGGCTGCCAGACACAAGTTTCAAACCCAGGCGGAGTTAGAGCAGCAACAGCACAGTGGTACCCTTTCACCCAGAGACCTCTCACCCACCATTTCTGCCTACCCTCCTCCACCTGAGCACAGTGCAGCCAAGCAGCTGGCCCGCAACACCGTCACTCAGGTGCTGTCCCGCTTCACCAGCCAGCAGGCTGGTGTCAAGCTAGCGCCAATGAGCAACTCTCCATTTGGTACGGACTACCGTAATTTAGCTGCCTCCCCACCTGGGGGGAGATCACCTTCTGGGCCTTTGTCTCCAGGTATCCGTTCCCCTCTCACACCTCGATCAGAGAGGACTCATCCTCCTCCAATTCCTCCTAAAAAGCTAGGGATGAGTCCAACACCAGGTTCCCCGAGTCTTTCTACCCAAACCATCCAGTTCTCTGAGCTTTCAGGAAACTGTGGACCCAACAGCAGCGGGCAAGAGGGAACAACAGAGCCGGATCTGGTTTTATCTTCTAGCAGTTAA
- the LOC133496516 gene encoding CTTNBP2 N-terminal-like protein isoform X2 — MIADLAEEKLQHAHQSQRDNFSLILQTERDELLQQLEIEREAVRRLQREQDEAISQAEESLAQQQQLSSTLSLKLQKASSRAEEEAQNVLQLRTLLQEEKGAVEKLQELLQEEKSRATELETQTNGKISDFTIEQEQLKARLAKEEERSQDLRRQLEELKKRLAETSETKEDPKEAMAVVKESPTKMRLVSASVQTEPDGKVITLAKTSSMSKVNGHHIIKETEAIQDGRGTENTGMLENGTGANLHSPLHPHPHTFPQSPSSTASSSLSSSPISSPVLAKHLNSPGFHQSSYQAGVNQRFQAARHKFQTQAELEQQQHSGTLSPRDLSPTISAYPPPPEHSAAKQLARNTVTQVLSRFTSQQAGVKLAPMSNSPFGTDYRNLAASPPGGRSPSGPLSPGIRSPLTPRSERTHPPPIPPKKLGMSPTPGSPSLSTQTIQFSELSGNCGPNSSGQEGTTEPDLVLSSSS, encoded by the exons ATGATAGCTGATCTAGCGGAGGAGAAACTGCAGCATGCCCATCAATCACAGAGAGACAATTTCTCCTTGATACTACAAACAGAACGAGACGAACTGTTGCAGCAG CTTGAAATTGAACGTGAGGCAGTAAGGCGACTGCAGCGGGAACAGGATGAAGCCATAAGCCAGGCAGAGGAGTCGCTGGCTCAGCAGCAACAGCTTTCATCAACTCTCAGCCTGAAGCTCCAGAAAGCCAGCAGCCGAGCAGAGGAGGAGGCTCAAAACGTCTTACAGCTCCGTACTTTGCTCCAAGAGGAAAAAGGAGCTGTGGAAAAGCTACAGGAGCTCCTCCAAGAGGAAAAGAGCAGGGCGACAGAGCTGGAGACTCAAACTAATGGGAAAATCTCTGATTTTACCATCGAGCAAGAGCAACTGAAAGCCAGACTCGCCAAGGAAGAGGAAAGGAGTCAGGACCTGAGGAGACAACTTGAAGAGCTGAAAAAGAGACTGGCTGAAACCAGTGAGACCAAAGAGGACCCAAAGGAGGCAATGGCAGTGGTAAAAGAGTCACCCACCAAGATGAGACTTGTGTCCGCCTCCGTTCAGACCGAGCCTGATGGAAAAGTAATCACCCTTGCAAAAACAAGCTCGATGTCAAAGGTCAATGGCCATCACATTATCAAAGAGACAGAGGCAATTCAGGATGGGAGAGGAACGGAAAACACAGGCATGCTGGAAAACGGCACAGGAGCAAACTTACACTCTCCTCTACATCCTCATCCTCACACTTTTCCTCAGTCGCCCTCCAGCACCGCCTCATCTTCACTCTCCTCTTCGCCCATTTCCTCACCAGTTTTGGCCAAACATCTAAACAGCCCAGGCTTCCATCAGTCCTCCTACCAGGCTGGAGTCAATCAGCGATTCCAGGCTGCCAGACACAAGTTTCAAACCCAGGCGGAGTTAGAGCAGCAACAGCACAGTGGTACCCTTTCACCCAGAGACCTCTCACCCACCATTTCTGCCTACCCTCCTCCACCTGAGCACAGTGCAGCCAAGCAGCTGGCCCGCAACACCGTCACTCAGGTGCTGTCCCGCTTCACCAGCCAGCAGGCTGGTGTCAAGCTAGCGCCAATGAGCAACTCTCCATTTGGTACGGACTACCGTAATTTAGCTGCCTCCCCACCTGGGGGGAGATCACCTTCTGGGCCTTTGTCTCCAGGTATCCGTTCCCCTCTCACACCTCGATCAGAGAGGACTCATCCTCCTCCAATTCCTCCTAAAAAGCTAGGGATGAGTCCAACACCAGGTTCCCCGAGTCTTTCTACCCAAACCATCCAGTTCTCTGAGCTTTCAGGAAACTGTGGACCCAACAGCAGCGGGCAAGAGGGAACAACAGAGCCGGATCTGGTTTTATCTTCTAGCAGTTAA